The following nucleotide sequence is from Methanolinea sp..
GATGAAGGTCTATATCCCGCGGGAAGTCCTTGTTTTCTCAAGTGTCCTCTCAAGCCTGATAAGTGCATTCCTGGAGTTTATTATCCTTTTCGCCCTTCTTATAGTCTTTAAAAATCCGTTTACATGGAATATTCTCCTCTTCCCTATTATCACACTCATCTATTTTGTTATCATTTATGGTGTCGGCCTTACCCTGGGAGCCCTGTATGTTTTCTACCGTGACCTGAATCAGATCTGGGAGGTTGTTTTGTCAATCGGGTTCTTTCTCTCGCCTATCCTCTATCCCGTTACCCGGATACCTGAGCACATGCTGAAATACTACATGCTGAACCCGGTGACCACCATCATGGTGATGTACCGGGACTCGCTGCTGTATGGGACGACACCCTCGGCCTGGTTATACGGGTACTCCATTTTCATCGCAATCGTATTACTGGGTATCGGATTGGCGGTATTCAGGAGGCTGCAATGGCGATTTGCCGAGGAGATCTGAAATGAACTATGTTCGGTGCGGTCCATCGGATCATCCGCAGTCGGGCACGGGCTCTGACGAGAGTATGGTCCAGGTCACCCGTCTCTCCAAGAAGTTCAAACTGCCCCATCAGAGGAGCCTGACCGCCTTTGATCGCCTTGCTGCTTTCATAAAACGACAACCACCCTTGTATGAAGAATTTTTTGCACTCCGGGATGTGAATTTCCACGTAGAGAAGGGGGAGACCCTCGGCATCATCGGGCCGAACGGGTCCGGGAAGAGTACCCTTCTCAAGATTGTCGCAGGAGTCCTTGCTCCGGACAGGGGTTGTGTGTTCGTCCGGGGAAAGGTTGCCCCGTTCCTGGAACTTGGCGCTGGTTTCGAACCGGAACTTTCGGCACGAGAGAATATCTACCTTTATGGTGCGATCATGGGGATTCCCCGGAAGGAAATTGACCGGAGATACTGGGATATCCTGGACTTCGCCGAGCTTCACCGGTTTGAATTCATGAAGTTGCGGAACTTCTCGTCAGGAATGTATGCCCGGCTTGCCTTTTCGATAGCCATCCAGACCAATCCGGATATATTCCTTCTCGATGAAGTGCTGGCGGTTGGCGATGAGACGTTTCAGAAGAAATGCATCGAGAAAATTGAAGAGATCCGGCAATCCGGAAAGACCATCCTGTTCGTGTCCCACAGCCTCGCAGAGGTCAAAAAGTTATGCAGGAACTGCATCCTGCTTTACAACGGGCAGGTTGCCAAAATTGGACCTTCCGATCATGTTATTGAGACCTACCTCTATGATATGGAGAAAATGTCATCTTGAAATACAGGATCTGCAAGAGTTGATCCCCGGGGACTTATCAGGTTCGACCGGAAAATTTTGGCTGAGCTCTCAAACTGTGACCGTACACGCAGCAGGATGTAACAAACACTTTCCTGCCTGGAGAAGGCTTTTTTTTAATTCTTCATGGAAAATAAAAACCATACTCCCGGGTATTATTTGTCGGTGGATATCGTGATTTAGGGTCTGGTATGACCTGCCGGGGGAGGAAACGATGAAGGAATACACCAGAACCAGGATCGAAAGGTATCTGTAGGAAAACAATTTACAGTTGAGTATTCATTTATGGAAAAGTCAGCTGCTGGAGCCAGATTTCTCATTTATCGCTATAAATATTTACTTTTATTCGTGATGGTGGGGATTTTTTTCCTGCCCAAAATGGGCCCTTTCGGCCCTAATACCGGGTTAGACAGCTCGTGGGTAATCGGAATCACAGAAGCATTCATTCAGAAATTCCAGTTCGGGTCTGAAATTGTATGGACCTATGGACCGCTCGGCTTTCTAATCATGCCGGTTATCCACAACCATTGTCTATGGAAGATTGAAGTAATTTTTTTATTGTTCATCCATTTTCTCTTTATAATTTCCATCTATTTTCTCCTGGAGCATCTTTCAGCGAGATGGTTTCATTATTTAATCTTTATCCCGGTCTTTATACTGGTCCTACCCAATCCGCCTCCATATAATTCACCTCCGTTTGTGAAACTTTTCATAATAAGTCCAATCCTGCTCTTTCTTCTGTACATCAAACGATCGTCAAATCTGCCATTCATCTTACCGGCGACTATTGGTTTTTTCCTCGCACTCATCTCCCTGATAAAATTCGATATGTTTTTAAGTTCACTCTACCTCATCCTCGTATTCGTCCTTCTCAGCTGTATCATTAAAAGAGACATTCTGAATGGGATAGCACTTTCCAGTTCTTACTGTCTCTCTTTTGTTTTCATGTGGTTCATTTCCGGGCAGTTCATTACCAATATTCCCGGGTATATCATCGGCGGCATTGAATTCACGAAAGGATATTCCAGCGCAATGGCGATTTCAGGACCATTCTGGCAGGAAGTCATTGGACTTATAACCATCCTCGTCCTCCTGGCAAGTATACTCTATTTTATCATCCGTAATGAACGAGAAGCGATACTCTTTTTTATTTTTAACGCATTTACACTGTTTATTGCGTTTAAATCCGGATTTGTCCGTCATGACATGCATGTCCTGGGTTTTTTAATGGTCTTTTTAGTATTCGGAGCAATAACCCTGGTATTATTAACAAGTGAATTCCGAAAATGTCAAGACAATGAGATTGTAAGCATATTAACTGCTCTCAACAGTGTTATCGTTGTATTATTATTACTCTCCGGGGTATTTCTAACACCCTTGGTCTTCAATCAT
It contains:
- a CDS encoding ABC transporter permease; protein product: MWIIEYYDLIRILAISDLRVKYQSSVLGFLWSLLNPFLMLMVLYVVFSRLFTTSGPDFILFLFVGITSYRFFSNGTTASVSSIVAKTSLVMKVYIPREVLVFSSVLSSLISAFLEFIILFALLIVFKNPFTWNILLFPIITLIYFVIIYGVGLTLGALYVFYRDLNQIWEVVLSIGFFLSPILYPVTRIPEHMLKYYMLNPVTTIMVMYRDSLLYGTTPSAWLYGYSIFIAIVLLGIGLAVFRRLQWRFAEEI
- a CDS encoding ABC transporter ATP-binding protein is translated as MVQVTRLSKKFKLPHQRSLTAFDRLAAFIKRQPPLYEEFFALRDVNFHVEKGETLGIIGPNGSGKSTLLKIVAGVLAPDRGCVFVRGKVAPFLELGAGFEPELSARENIYLYGAIMGIPRKEIDRRYWDILDFAELHRFEFMKLRNFSSGMYARLAFSIAIQTNPDIFLLDEVLAVGDETFQKKCIEKIEEIRQSGKTILFVSHSLAEVKKLCRNCILLYNGQVAKIGPSDHVIETYLYDMEKMSS